From a region of the Hemibagrus wyckioides isolate EC202008001 linkage group LG14, SWU_Hwy_1.0, whole genome shotgun sequence genome:
- the zdhhc3b gene encoding palmitoyltransferase ZDHHC3 — translation MSGVVVTPRCRDIERKAGYVRPEECAVPPSVPSALVSGRWCIRDVCGMVCVVLTWFLVLYADFVVMFVMLLPVRSVVYSVLNAALFNTLAVLALTSHSRAMCTDPGAVPKGNATKEYIESLHLKPGQVVYKCPKCCSIKPDRAHHCSVCKRCIRKMDHHCPWVNNCVGENNQKYFVLFTMYIALISLHALIMAGLHFFFCFEQDWSKCSSFPPPATVILLILLCFEGILFFIFTAVMFGTQIHSICTDETGIEQLKKEERRWAKKSRWMNLKVVFGHPFSIAWLNPLAVPEHGKSDLFQYIV, via the exons ATGTCAGGTGTGGTGGTCACCCCGCGCTGCAGGGACATTGAGAGGAAGGCAGGGTACGTGCGTCCAGAGGAGTGTGCGGTTCCCCCCTCAGTCCCGTCGGCGCTGGTCTCAGGCCGGTGGTGTATCCGGGACgtgtgtggcatggtgtgtgtggttctcACCTGGTTCCTGGTGCTGTACGCTGACTTTGTGGTGATGTTCGTCATGCTACTGCCCGTGAGGAGCGTCGTGTACAGCGTGCTCAATGCTGCTTTGTTCAACACCCTTGCCGTGCTGGCGCTCACCTCGCACAGCCGCGCTATGTGCACTGAcccc GGTGCCGTGCCCAAGGGAAATGCCACTAAAGAGTACATCGAGAGTCTACACCTGAAACCAGGTCAGGTTGTCTACAAGTGTCCTAAATGCTGCAGCATCAAACCTGACCGAGCTCACcactgcag tgtgtgtaagcgCTGTATCAGGAAGATGGACCACCACTGTCCCTGGGTGAACAACTGTGTGGGTGAAAACAACCAGAAATACTTCGTCCTTTTTACG atgtacatTGCTCTGATATCGCTCCACGCTCTCATCATGGCCGGGCTGcatttcttcttctgctttgaACAGGACTGGTCAA AGTGCAGCAGTTTCCCCCCCCCAGCCACGGTGATCCTGTTGATCCTTTTGTGTTTCGAGGGAatcctcttcttcatcttcaccgCCGTCATGTTCGGTACCCAGATTCACTCTATCTGCACAGACGAGACT GGCATagagcagctgaagaaagaagAGCGACGATGGGCCAAGAAGTCCAGATGGATGAACCTGAAGGTGGTGTTTGGCCATCCGTTCTCTATAGCATGGCTAAATCCACTGGCTGTACCTGAACACGGCAAATCGGACCTGTTCCAGTACATCGTCTGA